One genomic window of uncultured delta proteobacterium includes the following:
- a CDS encoding conserved hypothetical protein (Evidence 4 : Homologs of previously reported genes of unknown function), which yields MADKKIKNKWMIDQDDAVMLLIDHQSGLFQLVRDMEQPVLRANVTALAKVSHLAKLPTFTTASVPDGPNGPLIPEVHQYNPDAVYIPRTGQINAWDNPAWVKAIEKTGRKTLIMAGTLTSVCMAFPALSAVEAGYKVFCVVDASGNWSNMATDLTIARITQAGAMPIDTYAVLAEIMGTWNRPDAMAFAEVMVEHIVPPYRALMESFGKAQSVQRDGRETKLDKLKR from the coding sequence ATGGCGGATAAAAAAATCAAAAACAAATGGATGATCGACCAGGATGACGCGGTCATGCTGCTGATCGATCACCAGAGCGGCCTGTTCCAACTCGTGCGCGACATGGAGCAGCCCGTCCTGCGCGCCAACGTTACGGCGCTTGCCAAAGTGTCCCATCTCGCGAAACTGCCCACGTTTACCACGGCTTCCGTTCCGGACGGCCCGAACGGGCCGCTGATTCCCGAGGTCCACCAATACAATCCCGATGCGGTGTACATTCCGCGAACCGGGCAGATAAACGCCTGGGATAACCCGGCCTGGGTCAAAGCCATCGAAAAGACCGGGCGCAAGACACTGATTATGGCGGGAACGCTGACCAGCGTCTGCATGGCGTTTCCCGCTTTAAGCGCGGTGGAGGCCGGGTACAAGGTCTTTTGCGTTGTGGATGCCTCCGGCAACTGGAGTAACATGGCCACGGACCTGACCATCGCCCGCATCACCCAGGCCGGGGCCATGCCCATAGATACCTATGCCGTGCTGGCGGAAATCATGGGCACCTGGAACAGGCCGGACGCCATGGCGTTTGCCGAAGTCATGGTGGAGCACATCGTTCCGCCGTACCGCGCCCTGATGGAGAGCTTCGGCAAGGCGCAAAGCGTGCAGCGGGACGGGCGGGAAACCAAGCTGGACAAGCTGAAACGCTAA
- a CDS encoding conserved exported hypothetical protein (Evidence 4 : Homologs of previously reported genes of unknown function), which yields MNEHNRFLPPWARARKAGLSRKTAPLAVLAAFFLVLCCGLSPAKAAKLQVPPPPRPIYSNEMLEDMASRFTRTGVAMDAIPALYRPRYLSVSDASLSMEHDEAVFIVTYPTGLVRIYPQRIMVWHEVINDVLPDPEGGAIRADTPISALDAFIVTYSPLTGCVAAYYAVAGRFPSTFGVTGELLNSNTLIYDRMTASVWSQMTGTCIDGPQKGKRLSPIQVTWASWKGARDRYPDAQVLSRSTGHRRNYGRDPYGSYQRPGNYYDDLRLFHPLQRLDTRLPPKKRILGIEREGIAGAVQIDEVKNAGLLNMELGVTPIVAFYDTVLETVHLFERRAEGSDAVLTFSFLDGKIVDDKTKGEWTSEGVCTYGRLREKKLVPLLNTNAMWFSWSAFYPQTVILPEKSFVRPGL from the coding sequence ATGAACGAACACAACCGCTTTCTACCCCCTTGGGCGAGAGCCCGCAAGGCGGGGCTTTCCCGCAAAACGGCCCCCCTCGCCGTGTTGGCGGCCTTTTTCCTGGTTCTGTGCTGCGGTCTTTCGCCCGCAAAGGCGGCCAAATTGCAGGTTCCGCCGCCGCCGCGCCCCATTTATTCCAACGAAATGCTGGAGGATATGGCCTCCCGCTTCACCCGGACCGGCGTCGCCATGGACGCCATCCCCGCCCTGTACCGCCCGCGCTACTTGAGCGTTTCCGACGCCAGCCTGTCCATGGAGCACGACGAGGCCGTGTTCATCGTCACCTACCCCACGGGGCTGGTGCGCATCTACCCGCAACGCATCATGGTCTGGCACGAGGTCATCAACGACGTGCTGCCCGACCCGGAAGGCGGCGCCATCCGGGCGGATACGCCCATCTCCGCCCTGGATGCCTTCATCGTCACCTACAGCCCTCTTACCGGCTGCGTTGCCGCGTATTACGCCGTGGCCGGGCGGTTTCCCTCCACCTTCGGGGTCACCGGGGAACTGTTGAACAGCAACACGCTTATTTACGACCGGATGACGGCCAGCGTCTGGTCCCAGATGACCGGTACCTGCATCGACGGCCCGCAGAAAGGCAAACGCCTCTCCCCGATCCAGGTCACCTGGGCCTCCTGGAAAGGCGCGCGGGACCGCTATCCCGACGCTCAGGTTCTCTCCCGCTCCACCGGCCACCGGCGCAATTACGGAAGAGACCCTTACGGCTCCTATCAACGGCCGGGCAACTATTATGACGACCTGCGCCTTTTTCACCCCTTGCAGCGGCTGGACACCCGCCTGCCCCCCAAAAAGCGCATTCTGGGCATCGAGCGCGAGGGCATTGCCGGGGCCGTGCAGATAGACGAGGTTAAAAACGCGGGCCTGCTCAATATGGAACTCGGGGTCACCCCCATCGTGGCGTTCTACGACACCGTCCTTGAAACCGTGCACCTTTTCGAGCGGCGCGCGGAAGGCAGCGATGCCGTTCTGACCTTCTCCTTCCTCGACGGAAAAATCGTGGACGACAAAACCAAGGGCGAATGGACGAGCGAAGGCGTCTGTACTTACGGGCGCCTGCGCGAGAAAAAGCTTGTCCCCCTTTTGAACACCAACGCCATGTGGTTCTCCTGGTCGGCCTTTTATCCCCAGACCGTCATCCTGCCGGAAAAATCGTTTGTCCGGCCAGGGTTATAG
- a CDS encoding HAD-superhydrolase, subIA, variant 1 family protein, whose amino-acid sequence MAAYREKGIAALIFDFDGTLAVPTLDFSVMRRAAIRAMQEHVDVPDRPDLPTMELLALVGTETDAAKAAHAAALAAVRQVEIDAARKSSLFPFVRPMLARLKETGLAMAIVTRNCPEAVAAVFPDAAAHGPVLTRDDVPRVKPDPDHLIAALQRLNVAPSRALMVGDHVMDVEVGKRAKTLTAAVASGEHSLEKLAACNPDYLAADGGELMRMLGVL is encoded by the coding sequence ATGGCCGCATACCGCGAAAAGGGCATTGCCGCCCTCATCTTTGATTTTGACGGCACCCTCGCCGTCCCCACCCTCGATTTTTCCGTCATGCGCCGTGCGGCCATCCGGGCCATGCAAGAACACGTGGATGTGCCGGACAGGCCGGACCTGCCCACCATGGAACTGCTCGCGCTCGTCGGCACGGAAACGGACGCGGCGAAAGCCGCCCACGCCGCCGCGCTCGCCGCCGTGCGCCAGGTGGAAATAGACGCTGCCCGGAAAAGTTCCCTGTTCCCCTTTGTGCGACCCATGCTGGCCCGGCTGAAGGAAACGGGCCTCGCCATGGCCATCGTCACCCGCAACTGCCCGGAAGCCGTGGCCGCCGTATTCCCGGACGCCGCCGCGCACGGCCCGGTGCTGACCCGCGACGACGTGCCGCGCGTCAAACCCGACCCGGATCACCTCATCGCCGCGCTGCAACGGCTTAACGTCGCCCCGTCGCGCGCGCTCATGGTCGGCGACCACGTCATGGACGTGGAGGTGGGCAAACGCGCGAAGACCCTCACGGCCGCCGTCGCGTCCGGCGAGCATTCCCTTGAAAAACTCGCGGCCTGCAACCCGGACTACCTGGCGGCCGACGGCGGCGAGCTTATGCGCATGCTGGGCGTGTTGTAG
- a CDS encoding hypothetical protein (Evidence 5 : No homology to any previously reported sequences), with the protein MWTYRQETMEQYRLDMPRAERRHPWLRHAFDLYAVVDASVAEALAASGRKSGCAAGCHGCCHQTIPVTPLEVAALQWFIREEMPRERLLALREKPDKTGPDGGPSCRFLLGRSCAAYAVRPVACRRYMVLGEPCAMGEDATKTRPRDVLAPSREALNAACALALPYYAALGETIPGPEGAFAFMAERTVALATVSRTLLRACP; encoded by the coding sequence ATGTGGACATATCGGCAGGAAACCATGGAGCAATACCGCCTGGACATGCCCAGGGCCGAGCGGCGCCACCCCTGGCTGCGGCATGCCTTTGATCTGTACGCGGTGGTGGACGCCAGCGTGGCGGAGGCGCTCGCCGCCTCGGGACGGAAAAGCGGCTGCGCCGCCGGGTGCCATGGCTGCTGCCACCAGACGATCCCGGTGACACCGCTGGAAGTGGCTGCGCTGCAATGGTTCATCCGGGAGGAAATGCCGCGCGAACGGCTCTTGGCCTTACGGGAAAAGCCGGATAAGACCGGCCCGGACGGCGGGCCGTCCTGCCGTTTTTTGCTGGGCCGGAGTTGCGCCGCGTACGCTGTCCGGCCCGTGGCCTGCCGCCGGTACATGGTGCTGGGGGAACCGTGCGCAATGGGCGAGGACGCGACAAAAACCCGGCCGCGGGACGTGCTCGCCCCGTCCCGTGAGGCGCTGAACGCCGCCTGCGCCCTGGCCCTGCCGTACTACGCGGCTCTGGGGGAGACCATCCCCGGACCGGAGGGGGCCTTCGCCTTCATGGCCGAGCGCACCGTGGCGCTGGCGACCGTCAGCCGAACGCTGCTGAGAGCTTGTCCGTAA
- a CDS encoding conserved hypothetical protein (Evidence 4 : Homologs of previously reported genes of unknown function) yields the protein MLLQTLLYYVGPNKLHKAAQKGDAPRMRKLIAGGANVNAVGPQGSTPLFFTANTGSVEAAKVLLDNGADVNRSIPEGGQPLHSALLKRHLDLSLYLIDNGADIHKATVTGVRPVHLAALGGLSAVLGRLIRDGADMHALTAQGQSVLYCALAGMTLYNTDDAGCIRMLFASGVDPRVGAAVMEENMGGFSDIAKQALRRELDALAGKTPDEDMRRFVTRHIGAMAGKRTSATVGVLTQSDDPSLDDWWYSEPVAVPFWDGREIPFVYVFSPAADRDFIAAADRAAAAFLKLTREDRLALTPLLDENCRTACDDTDYGPDDAKLRQRWLGPGDRAALWDCVTVPETIQVQRRHRRDEDIYVHMGMDCEWEDEHGLQFVFRKGLKITRVNQQDGWLTDADAFGLPDSEDKLLSQFGKKPKK from the coding sequence ATGCTGCTGCAAACACTTCTGTACTATGTCGGCCCCAACAAACTGCATAAAGCCGCCCAGAAGGGCGACGCGCCCCGCATGCGCAAGCTCATCGCGGGCGGGGCCAACGTCAATGCCGTCGGCCCCCAGGGTTCGACCCCGCTTTTCTTCACCGCCAACACGGGCTCCGTGGAAGCCGCCAAAGTCCTGCTGGACAACGGCGCGGACGTCAACCGTTCCATCCCGGAAGGCGGCCAGCCCCTGCACAGCGCGCTGTTGAAGCGGCACCTGGACCTTTCCCTGTACCTCATCGACAACGGCGCAGATATCCACAAAGCGACCGTCACGGGCGTACGGCCGGTGCACCTGGCGGCCCTCGGCGGGTTGTCGGCCGTCCTCGGCCGCCTTATCCGGGACGGCGCGGACATGCACGCGCTCACGGCGCAGGGCCAGAGCGTCCTTTACTGCGCGCTCGCGGGCATGACCCTGTACAACACGGATGACGCGGGCTGCATCCGCATGCTGTTCGCCTCCGGGGTGGACCCGCGCGTCGGCGCCGCCGTCATGGAAGAAAACATGGGGGGCTTTTCCGATATCGCCAAACAGGCCCTGCGCCGGGAACTGGACGCCCTGGCCGGGAAAACGCCGGATGAGGATATGCGCCGGTTCGTCACGCGGCATATCGGGGCCATGGCGGGCAAAAGAACGTCCGCCACGGTGGGCGTGTTGACGCAATCGGACGATCCCTCCCTGGACGACTGGTGGTACAGCGAGCCGGTTGCCGTGCCGTTCTGGGATGGCCGGGAAATCCCCTTTGTCTACGTTTTTTCCCCGGCCGCGGACCGGGATTTTATCGCCGCGGCGGACCGCGCGGCCGCTGCATTTCTCAAGCTGACGCGGGAAGACAGGCTCGCCCTGACGCCCCTTTTGGATGAGAACTGCCGCACGGCCTGCGACGACACGGACTACGGCCCGGATGACGCGAAGCTGCGCCAACGCTGGCTCGGCCCCGGGGACAGGGCCGCGCTCTGGGATTGCGTCACGGTGCCGGAAACGATCCAGGTGCAGCGCCGCCACCGCAGGGACGAGGATATTTACGTCCACATGGGCATGGACTGCGAATGGGAAGACGAACACGGTTTGCAGTTCGTGTTCCGCAAAGGGCTGAAAATCACCCGGGTCAACCAGCAGGACGGCTGGCTGACCGACGCGGATGCCTTCGGCCTGCCCGACAGCGAGGACAAGCTCCTTTCACAGTTCGGGAAAAAGCCTAAAAAGTAA